The Lolium perenne isolate Kyuss_39 unplaced genomic scaffold, Kyuss_2.0 unplaced48, whole genome shotgun sequence genome includes a region encoding these proteins:
- the LOC139834383 gene encoding large ribosomal subunit protein uL2cz/uL2cy — translation MAEWLKRPTHNWRILNNTAKHLYKTPIPSTRKGTVDRQVKSNPRNNLIHGRHRCGKGRNSRGIITARHRGGGHKRLYRKIDFRRNQKDISGRIVTIEYDPNRNAYICLIHYGDGEKRYILHPRGAIIGDTIVSGTKVPISMGNALPLKSTSTDMPLGTAMHNIEITRGRGGQLARAAGAVAKLIAKEGKSATLRLPSGEVRLVSQNCLATVGQVGNVGVNQKSLGRAGSKCWLGKRPVVRGVVMNPVDHPHGGGEGKAPIGRKKPTTPWGYPALGRRTRKRKKYSDSFILRRRK, via the exons ATGGCTGAATGGTTAAAGCGCCCAACTCATAATTG GAGAATACTTAATAATACGGCGAAACATTTATACAAAACACCTATCCCGAGCACACGCAAGGGAACCGTAGACAGGCAAGTGAAATCCAATCCACGAAATAATTTGATCCATGGACGACACCGTTGTGGTAAAGGTCGTAATTCCAGAGGAATCATTACCGCAAGGCATAGAGGGGGAGGTCATAAGCGCCTATACCGTAAAATAGATTTTAGACGGAATCAAAAAGACATATCTGGTAGAATCGTAACCATAGAATACGACCCTAATCGAAATGCATACATTTGTCTCATACACTATGGGGATGGTGAGAAGAGATATATTTTACATCCCAGAGGGGCTATAATTGGAGATACTATTGTTTCTGGTACAAAAGTTCCTATATCAATGGGAAATGCCCTACCTTTGA AATCTACTTCAACCGATATGCCCTTAGGCACGGCCATGCATAACATAGAAATCACACGTGGAAGGGGTGGGCAATTAGCTAGAGCAGCAGGTGCTGTAGCGAAACTGATTGCAAAAGAGGGTAAATCGGCCACTTTAAGATTACCATCTGGGGAGGTCCGTTTAGTATCCCAAAACTGCTTAGCAACAGTCGGACAAGTGGGTAATGTTGGGGTGAACCAAAAAAGTTTGGGTAGAGCCGGATCTAAGTGTTGGCTAGGTAAACGACCCGTAGTAAGAGGGGTAGTTATGAACCCTGTGGACCACCCCCATGGGGGCGGTGAAGGGAAAGCCCCCATTGGTAGAAAAAAACCCACAACCCCTTGGGGTTATCCTGCGCTTGGAAGAAGAACTAGGAAAAGGAAAAAATATAGCGATAGTTTTATTCTTCGTCGCCGTAAGTAA